The DNA region CCCTCACACGTGTCACCTCATAGGCTTCCAATGCAGCTGGGACAGCAACCTGCTGTCTTGGTGTGGGAACTGATAGGGACAGTTAGCATGGGCTGCTCTAGGGCTTTTCTGGGGACTTGGTGGCCCTGACCCCGTGCCCTCCGTAGTCTCTCCTGAAGCTTCGAGACTTGAGCACCAGCCAGCTCTGTTCCTACCTTGACGTCCCTGCAGAAGACTTCACCAACCAGATCGCACTGGTGGCCCGGGGCAACTGTACCTTCTATGAGAAAGTGCGGCTGGCCCAGGGCAATGGGGCTCACGGGCTGCTGATAGTCAGCAAGGAGAAGCTGGTAGGGCGCTCGGGTCTCCCTCTGCTACCTCTTGGGTGGTGGGAAAGCATTGGGGAACCCTGGCTCCCACATGGTGAGAGACACTGTAGTGACGGATGGAGGCACACACAGGTCTATGCGGTCATGGCCCCAGACCTGGGGTTGATAAGTTGCCGGGGCTAGAGACTTGTAGAGTGGCCTCTGTGCAGGACCAGTGCTGGGGAACCCCAGGATTGGTGCCTGGCCCAGCCAACCTGAACCCCGGCCTTACTGCTCTTCTGCACACCAGGGTGTGGTGCAGAGCTGGGCACACATGGTGCCTGAAAGAGGAGTGGAGTTATCCAGGCATGGGGCTTGGGTGACTCTAAACTCCTGTCCACTGCAGGTCCCTCCAGGAGGCAACAAGACACAGTATGAGGAGATAAGCATCCCCGTGGCCCTGCTGAGCCACAGGGACCTTCGAGACATCTTCAGGGTAGgcggcagggcagggcagggtggcaGGGCGGGGCTTAGGGTCTGGGTTCTGGGTGCAGGTCCTAGCAGTTGACTCAAGGTTGGATCATGAGGGTTCTGGGTAGGTCCTGGGTGAAGCCGGGGCTCATTGATGCCCACCCTCTGAGCCCACTCTCCTCTCGGGGACAGCGCTTTGGCCATGAGGTAATGGTGGCACTGTATGCTCCAAGCGAGCCGGTGATGGACTACAACATGGTCATCATCTTCGTCATGGCCGTGGGCACCGTCGCCATCGGCGGCTACTGGGCTGGCAGCCACGATGTGAAGAAGTGAGTACAGCTGACTCCAGGCACCGTGGGAGGGGCCAAGCCGCGGGAGCCATGGCCCTGGGTGACCCCGATGTTTTCCAAGAAGGTACATGAAGCATAAGCGAGACGATGGTCCTGAGAAACAGGAAGATGAGGCGGTGGACGTGACACCAGTCATGATCTGCGTGTTTGTTGTCATGTGCTGCTTCATGCTTGTGCTTCTCTACTACTTCTATGACCGCCTGGGTATGCCACACACCCGcgggccccacccacccacccgcgGGCCCCGCCTGTCCACTCTCCCACGGGCCATAGCTGCTTCCTTGATTTCTTACCCTTCCTGCCCCTCACTGTGCCTGCGCCCTGCCTGCATGGTCCCGCAGTCTACGTGATCATCGGAATCTTCTGCCTGGCCTCCTCCACCGGTCTCTACAGCTGTCTGGCACCCTGTGTGCGAAAGCTGCCCTTCTGCACGTGCAGGTGAGCCCCAGGCCTGACCaggccccctctcccctcctgcaGTCCCCTACCCTCCtgcagtcccctcccctcctgcagtcccctcccctcctgcagtccctcccctcctgcagtcccctcccctcctgcagNNNNNNNNNNNNNNNNNNNNNNNNNNNNNNNNNNNNNNNNNNNNNNNNNNNNNNNNNNNNNNNNNNNNNNNNNNNNNNNNNNNNNNNNNNNNNNNNNNNNNNNNNNNNNNNNNNNNNNNNNNNNNNNNNNNNNNNNNNNNNNNNNNNNNNNNNNNNNNNNNNNNNNNNNNNNNNNNNNNNNNNNNNNNNNNNNNNNNNNNNNNNNNNNNNNNNNNNNNNNNNNNNNNNNNNNNNNNNNNNNNNNNNNNNNNNNNNNNNNNNNNNNNNNNNNNNNNNNNNNNNNNNNNNNNNNNNNNNNNNNNNNNNNNNNNNNNNNNNNNNNNNNNNNNNNNNNNNNNNNNNNNNNNNNNNNNNNNNNNNNNNNNNNNNNNNNNNNNNNNNNNNNNNNNNNNNNNNNNNNNNNNNNNNNNNNNNNNNNNNNNNNNNNNNNNNNNNNNNNNNNNNNNNNNNNNNNNNNNNNNNNNNNNNNNNNNNNNNNNNNNNNNNNNNNNNNNNNNNNNNNNNNNNNNNNNNNNNNNNNNNNNNNNNNNNNNNNNNNNNNNNNNNNNNNNNNNNNNNNNNNNNNNTCCtgcagtcccctcccctcctgcagtcccctcccctcctgcagtcccctcccctcctgcagtcccctcccctcctgcagtcccctcccctcctggcgCATTCAGAGAGGCAGGAGGTGCTTACTAAGTGCTGGTCGTGGGGTGGGTAGGCTTTGGGGTTCCAGTCACCTGTGCACTGTACCCCTTCCTATCTAACTGAGCCACAGGGTATGACACGGGGGTCCTGGAGAGTGAGGCCAAGGATGGTAGGCTGGGAAGGGAGTGGCGACATCATAGGCCTCCAAGGCTCTACCTGCCCCTGGATGGCACTGCTTCAGAGCCACCTGCCACATAGTCAGGGCTCCTACTCAGGGCTGAGAGGGGACGGCAGGTACAAGCCAGCATGCGAGCGAGGGTCAGGGTGGTGGTGAGGTGAGGGAAGAGGGACGCTGACGGGTGGTCCCCTCCAGGGTCCCCGACAACAACCTGCCGTACTTCCACAAGCGCCCACAGGCCCGCATGCTGCTGCTGGCACTCTTCTGTGTCACTGTCTCCGTGGTGTGGGGTATCTTCCGAAATGAGGACCAGTAAGTGTTGCCATGTCCCAGGCTCTGCTGACATCCACCCTCTCGGCTTCTCGCTGCTGTCCTTGGGTGCCCCCGCTGCCCAGCGAGGCCTGGAGCTTCCCATCTTTAGGACTACACACCACGGCTGCCGCCTGCCCGTGTCCCATTTCATTTAGGCCTGGCCATGAGCCCACACCCCGATAGGAATCTAGATAAGAGTTCTGTCCATCCTTCGCCCAGCTCCTGGGCAGGGCAAGGGGACATGCTGGCCCAGAGCCACTATTTGTCACTCACATCTTGGCGTGGGCTCAGGCAGCACCTGATGCCCAGGTGCCACTTGCCATCCGCCCCGTGGTGATAGGAAGGTCCCTTTTCTCCTGCAATGAATTCCCACGGGGTTCTTATGCATACACATCCCCCTTGAAGGCAGAGGCCTGGCGCCATGGCCCCGAGAACAGCCTGCCTGTCCCTACCTGGCTCCTGGTCGTCACGGACACCGGCTGGCACAGCCCGAGCACTCCTGGCTTCCGTGCTGCTTGGCGTGCTAACAGACATGCTGGGGGGAGGAGTGGGGCAGAGCCAAGCTCCCTGCTGTCCCCACATGTCCTACGGCTGCCTGCGGTGCAGTCAGACTGGAGAGCCGTGCCCCCACAGAAGCTTGCCTCTGCCCTTCATGCTGGGCTGCAAGGCCCTGGGCAGGCCCAACTCCTAAATTCCACAGTTGTGTGTTCTGGGAATGTTGAGGTGTGACAGGAACCATCACACTGGCTTGTACCCCACATGGAGCCCCCATCCACATCTGCTTAAAGCCAGGCTGTGGTCCATGCTGCTGGCCTGCCTCTGCGGTGCTCCGGCTTCTTGGGTCTGAGGCCCTGTGTGGGCGGGGGGTGGAGCATGTAGCTTGGTGGCAGGTCCCTGGTGGCAGCTTAGTGTAGGATGAGACAGAGATAGAGCTCTGAGTCATTGAGCGACTGTTCTCCTCCCAGGTGGGCATGGGTCCTGCAAGACACCCTGGGCATTGCCTTCTGTCTGTACATGCTGAAGACCATCCGCCTGCCTACCTTCAAGGTGAGGACTACCAGTGGGCAGGGCAGGCACAGCCCTGGGGGAGGTCTGAGGACCTGGGTGCACATGGGTCGGGGGTGTCGGGGTAACTCAGGCGCTGGCTCCTGCAGGCCTgtacactgctgctgctggtgctctTCATCTACGACATCTTCTTCGTCTTCATCACCCCCTTCCTGACCAAGGTAGGTTCCCTCTGCCCTTCCAgcctcctgccctcctccccctccctggctGACAACCTGTCTTGTGTAGAGCGGCAACAGCATCATGGTGGAGGTGGCCACCGGGCCCTCGAACTCATCCACCCATGAGAAGGTAGGCTGCCCTGCCCCAGGGGCTGTGGGCTGTGGCCCCAGCAGGGTTGGTGGGCGCAGGCATCCAGGCTGAGCCCTGCTCTCCCCACAGCTGCCCATGGTGCTGAAGGTGCCCAGGCTGAACACCTCGCCACTCTCCCTGTGTGACCGGCCCTTCTCCCTCCTGGGCTTTGGAGACATCTTGGTGCCAGGTGTGGGCTGAGCGCGCGGGGCGGGTGAGCAGATGTAGTGGGGCATGATGACGCCCATTCAGGGACTTCAGGAAGGGTCTGGTGGCGAGATGGCCTCCCGGGTGGTGCATGGCTATATAGCCACACCTGCCAGGTCCCCCACGCTGCATAGGTGATGTGTGTGCCCATTGTCACCATCCACATGGCAGGGCCCCTCCAGGTCCTGACACCCCTGTGGGACACTGGTTATTGGCACAGCCAGGGGCCATGCTGAAGTGTGGGCCTGGTCCTGCCATCCTGTCTCAGTGTGGTTGTCCATAGCCGTGCCACCGGTGTGGTGACTCTGCATCCTCCTCACAGGGCTGCTGGTGGCCTACTGTCACAGGTTTGACATCCAGGTGCAGTCCTCCAGAATTTACTTTGTGGCCTGTACCATTGGTAGGTGGTCACACTGCTGTCCcactcttctctgccttttgtctGTCACCTTCTGGTCCCCAAGTCCTTAGTTCCACTTGATCTAGGCTGATTTTAAGTGTCATCTAGTGGGGCTGGGCTTGAGTACTTAGGTGCCTGGCCTGAGTGCTTCCTATACAGGCGTCCAGGGCTACCCGCTGTCCTCGCTGACCCGCACAGCCCTGGGGATGAGGtttctggtccttctgcctcagctaccACAGTTCTGGGATCCCGGCTTGTGGCTAGTGCTCTCCCCGATGACTGCCCTTGCTCCCCTCTGTCGTTTGTTCACTGTGGTGGTGCCCTGACCAGGCATTGCTCCCCCCAGGTGCAGCTCGGCtgacactctctctgtctctgcagcctATGGCCTGGGTCTCCTGGTGACCTTCGTGGCTCTTGTCCTCATGCAGCGTGGCCAGCCTGCACTACTGTACCTGGTCCCTTGTACACTGCTGACCAGCTGCACCGTGGCTCTGTGGCGCCGGGAGCTGGGCGCCTTCTGGACGGGCAGCGGTTTTGCGGTGAATACCAGTTTGCTATGACTGCAGCGATAGCCCCTAAGGCCACCAGGTCAAGTTGAGTCCAGCCTCCTTGTGCTCCCACTCAGCCCCTGGCCTGGGTCCCTTGCTTCTGGAAGGTCATGCTTTGGGCTTTCTGGCTCCCTGTGGGGAACTCTCTGATGTGACCTAAGGCTGTGAACACTCCTTCCGCGTTGCCACCCCCCCCCAGACCAGCTGAAGAGGATGGAGGAGTGtggagggggtgagggggtggcTTCCCAAGATGAGCCTTGCTTCTTGGGTGCGTCTTCCAGGGGGCTCTGTGCTCTGGGACTTCCTTGGTACCACAGAGGCAGCTGCTGGGGTAGGCAGGGATCCgccctgggccagcctgggctcacaGACGGCTTGGACTTGAGGGTTACTGCTCCCCACAGGATTTCACTGTAGGGATGAGTGGGATTGCTCGGAGGAGCACCAGGGAGGCATGAGACAGAGAGCAGTTGCTGCCCTGGGTGCTGAGTGGTGGTGGGCCTGGATGGAGCTGCATAGCCCTGCGTGGCTGGCGCCAGGTGGTGGGGGCTGGGTGTTTCTGGCTCTGTGTGGTTGCTGCATGCCTCCTGCTCTAAGTGCCCGTTGGGGTCTGCTCCGACTGGGCCCGCTCTCATAGCCCATCCTCTCTCCAGAAGGATGCACCTCAGACCCCGTGGGCCGCTACCCAGGGACCTGTGCCTCCGAAGGCTGTGGGTTCCTCCCTCTCTGAGCAGCCTCCAAATGAAGAGCCAGCCAAGAGTCCCCCGTCCACTGAGGAGGCCGGAGCCGCAGACCCTGCCAAGGATCCTGACGGCCCTGTGGCCAGTCCCCTCAGCCCCTCAGATGGGGATGCGGCCCAGCCTATCCCTGTGGTGAAGCCAGAGACTTCGGCCTAGGAAGGAGAGAGGCGAGAGCTGGGCCCTCGCCTCCTTCCACGCCACACACATACCGACCACCTGGGACCTgcaggggacagggacagctGCCGCCCACCAGGGTGACAGACCTGCTCCGTGTCCCCCCTAACATGGTGCTCAGCCCTCTGAGGCCTCCAGTCCATCCTCCCTGCAGCTGCACCCGCGCCCAGCTCTGCTTTGCATCGGGCCGTAAGCTTCATCTGCTGCCCTCCATGCAAGGCCGCTGCCCACGGGGCTCTGCCGATGCTCGCCCTGCAGATCCTCCTACGGCCGCACCTCCCTCCACAGGGCTGGGCTCTGGGGCCAGAGCAACCCCAACAAGCAGGTTCCTATGTAGGGAGCAGCCTGGAGGGGCCTGTGTGTGGGCACCCTGTCCACGGGGCCCAAAGCCCTTCAGGAGAGTCCACGCCAAGATGGAATTGAGAATGCGGGCCACTGCTCTAAGCCAGTAAACGGCTCCAGCTCCAGGTCCTGTACTAGGTGGCATGCTGGGAGCTGGCCACCTGTGGATGGGTCCACGTCCCCAGCAAGTCCATCAGCTCAGACGTGCAAGTCTTCCGGGCCACTGCCCTCTGCCCCAGCAGTGGCTTCTGGACTAACATCTGCCCTCTACCTCACCGACCAGGCTCTAGACTCCATGACAGAAGCCTGCAGGAAGCCCAGCACACATGCTGCATGTCACCAAGGCAGAGGCCACGGTCCCCACACGCTGGGATAGAACTCGGGAGCCATGGCCACCCACACTTGCATGGAAAAGGGTGTCTGCTGCAGGGTGACAAGCAGGGACAGCTGGGTGGTCCTCCTAGAGCTctggggatgggggcggggggacaTCCCCTAGGCACCCGGTCTAACCAGAATGGATAGGCAGAGGAGTGCTATGGCCCGGCCACCTGCTTCTGCCATTGGACTTGAAAAGCCATTTTGTACTGGGTGTCCAAGCAGTCCTTCCACCTCTGGGGTGGTCGGAGGTGCTCTGTGAGGTCCCGCTCGAGGGCCCTGGCTTTAGGTTGTTGGGATTAAACAGCTTTTCATACTCACAGTGGCCTCCTGTCCTGTGAGGGGGTGGGCCTAGACACCCGAGGGCTTAACTGTCAGTTCCCCAGTGCCCTGGGGTCACACTGAGGCCTGAGGTGGGCCATTCCTGGCTGGTCCCTGCTGGCCTCACCGCTCATGCACTCCTTTCCTTTGCAGGAAGGGAATCTCAGCTCTGTGGGGACCAGAGATGTGTGTGGTCCCCAAGCCACTGCTGAGCTGCCATGCAGCCGGGCTGATGGCACACatagaggcaggcacatctctgagttctcTGCCGGCATACTCTATAAGGCAGGTTCCAGGCCAGAAGgggctatataagaccctgtTTTCGAAAAGGAAAAAGTGGTGGCACTCCTTcaaccccagcacacaggaggcagaggcaggtggatctctgaattaagtccagcctggtctccagattgagttccaggacaaccagggctaccctgtctcaaacaaaaaaacaaaaaacaaaacaaaacaaaaaaaaaaagggcaaaacaaagcaaaagaaggtCTTAGGCCTAGGGTCTGCAATTAGACGCTCACTGCTCTTCCTGCGCACCCTCAGTGGGTCCCAGCACCAGTGTTAGTGGCTCCTAACGGCCATAACTCCCTATGGTGTGTAGCCATCCTCAACCCTAGGGGGGctgcatctgtgcacacacacccacacacaggctCGAACACACAGGGCaaatcttttctctcctttcctcttctccccttccctcccctcctctcccctcccctctccatttggcttttctttctttcttttttgtttgttgttgttttttgttttttcaagacaggctgtcctggctgtcctggaactctctctgtagaccagggtggctcgaactcagaaatctgcctgcctctgcttcccgagtgctgggattaaaggcgtgcgccaccaccgcccggctttcttggcttttcaagacatagtttctctgtgtagccctagccatcctagaactcactctgaagaccaggctagccttccaCTCAatgaaatccacccgcctctgtctcccgagtgctgggactaaaggcgtgcaccaccactgcctgcctgtctgGTTTGAGGCAGATTTGTGTAGCCGAGTCTGGCTCCCAGCCCTCTGTTCCCCACAGCCTGGTGCTGGGTTAGCAGCTGTGTGTTACCACACCCACCTGTTCAGTATGGCCATGGaagccagggctgtgtgtgtggaggagaacACTTGACCTCTCAAACTCCACTGTGACCCTGCCACCCCTACACCAGCCATGGCCTCCGTGGGTCCAGCTGTGAGCCTCATGTCCCAAACCCCAAACCTGAACTTggctggggttttgttgtttgattttgttttgttttaaagatttttatttatacctgggcagtggtggctcatgcctttaatcccagcactcgggaggcagaggcaggcggatttctgagtttgaggccagactggtctaccaagtgagttccaggacagccagggctacacagagaaaccctgtcttgaaaaccaaaaaaaaagaaagaaagaaagaaagaaagaaaaagaaagaaaggtttgcaAATGACCAACTTCATGATAGCCCTTCCCTGCCCAATCTGTGACTCTGTGTTCCCATTTCACTGTGGACTCAcatgtccatccgtccatccactcacccactcatttATGAATCCAAGCACCATCCATCCCACTCACCCCCCCAGTGAGCACCTGTGTCTCAGACACTCCTCCAGGGCTGCAGAGGTACCCAGGAAATCCCAGAGCCACCTCTGTCCCAGGCGGCTCAGAGTCTGGTGAAATAGAATGAGACCCAGGTCTGGAGACTTGACCCACACACAGGAGGTTCAGTGGGGACTTGATCCCCACGCAGGAGGAGACTTGACCCCCCACATGGGAAGTCCCGATCTAAATGGAGAGGCTGCTGGTAAGGCAAGCTGCCTGGAGGAGGTGGTCATTAGAGTCATTTAAGGGACCCAGGAGGAGTCTTTAAAGTCTGGGTGGACCCCAGCTAGAGAGGGGTGGGTGTCTGCAGCCTTGaggggagcaggaggcagggtctaGTGGGCTCTAAAACGTCCGGGGCATTGGGGTCAAGAGCGAGGATGGAAGTGTCAAGGTGGCACCACGTGTCCCTATGAACTGAGCTGACACCTCCCTGCAGATCATAGCCTTGGATATGAAGGGGGTCTCTGGAGGGTTCCGCCTGGCACAGCTCAGCTACCATGCCATGGGGTCATCGTAAGCCCTGCACTGTGCACACAGCTGGACCTCTGCAGGCAGCAGGTGCTTGGCTGGGGGTCAGGTGAAGAGACCGGAGGGCACCACCCAGGTGAGGCTTCAGGAATGCCCCTGCTCTAGCCCTGTCCATGGCTCCTTATGGCTTGCAGACATTCTCTCCAAATAAACAAGAAGGCAGAAGCACGCTTCCACCAATCGGTGTAGGAAATAGCCCTGGATGGGGGAGACGCTCAGCGGTGAAAGTGCATGTACACCGTCAGTCCAAAGAGCAGAGTTCACATCCCAGGCCCGTTGCCAAAGCTGGGTGGACATGGCTGccctcctgtaattccagcctggAAGGGAATCCCAGAGCAAACAGGCCAGAGGTAGACGGGTGGAGACAGCGCTCAGGGTTGAGgggtttgctgctcttgcagaggacccgagttcagttcccagcacccacgttggtAAGCTCACAACTGCATGTAGCCCCAACTTTAGGGGAATTAAATACCTCTGGCCCACTGTGGCCATTGACAGACACATaagtacacaacacacacacacacacacacacacacacatacacagctcaATCCTGTTACCTAAAGAGGACCCTGGAGTCctctggttttgttctgtttcaccTCCTCCTGCCACGGAATCGCGCTTATGTGAAGCCCAGGCAGCCCACCCAGCTCATCAGGGATCTGCCGTGGTGGGCAGACCCCAACTTGATCCCAGGTTCCCTCTACAGGTGCGGGCACagcccactcccaccccaaccctggcTCCAGTCAATGCAATGCGGCAGGTCCCTGATCTCAAGACAAGGTGGTTTGGGGGTGTGGCCACTTGAGAGGGTGGTACCTGGCCCAGGTTACTCCCACCTGTGAGAAGCCTCGCCCTTCCCTCCAGGCACAGCTCAGCTCTGGCTCCCAGGTGTCCCCGAATCTCTGTAAAGCTCTGCTCTGCTGGAAGGCTGGAACTTGGTGAGCCGGGGATCCCCTTAGGGTTCAAATTTCTCTTGGGAAGATGGAGTATGCAGTTCGAAAAGCTTCGGGGTGTGAGGGTGCACTGTCGGGGAGGGGTGTGAAGGTGCACCGTCGGGGAATCAGACTGAGTGAAGGGCCAGAAGACTCGGGTATCCTGGGAGCTGCCCCTGGGGCAGAGTgggaacagccagggctgagtAAACGGATGAGAACAGGTGTCTCAGTTGGGGTGTACAGATATGGCTCAGTAGAGGATCAGGGACCCCGCCCACCCAAACCTCCATCCCCGCCTCAGCTTTCCAATCTCTTCCCCCACAATAGACAATTACTGGAGTCCCAGAGGCTTCCCAGTGGGTTCGGGAAAACCGAGACCTTCCGGTCAATGGGGGACTGGATGTagcagcgcacgcctttaatcccagcactctggaggcagaggcaggaagatctctgagtttcaggccagcctgggtgacaagAGTGAGTTCTTGTCTCAAGAGAGGAgggccagtgtgtgtgtctgggaagggtcagggagatggaaggaggTTATGGTCACAGGATGTGACATTAAGGGAGTCCTATGTGACCTCAGAAGGGGCTCTCGTGGGTTTTTTAGATGTGTAATGGGACAGTACGTGGACGGTGGCCGTTTGGGGTCAGTGGCTTACACTGGATCTGCTCAGAACTCACTAGTGGCACCCATGGGTGAGTCCTGACAAAGGCTGTGTGCTCTCCTCCAtctgtgctcatggccagcctggccttGCCGGACTCTAAGGAAGGGCGGTCGAGAGGACTCGAGCCGGGTGTTTAATAGGTGCTGGTCACCTCCTTGTGCTCTCCACATGCCACATGCCACCCCAGCTGGAGCCTGCCCTCCCGCCCTGTCACGTGGCTCAGACTGGCTGTGTTGTGCACCTGTGGTCAGGGATGGCAGGGCACAGTCTCATGGGTCTCTAGTGGCTGCATGTCACGGCACAGTGGTGAAGTGTGATTGTgtcaaggctggagagaggcaGCCTTCCTGGATTGCCTCGTCCTGGTCTCCCTTAGTGTCCTCACTGAGCTGAGCACAGGATATAGGGCTACATGTCCTAGTGTGGTGACCTGCGGAGTGCTGGGTgctggtggggaggagggggagggggtcgTGTGCATTTTCCAATGACGGGAAGTGCTCGGGGCTACGGGGTTTCATCTACGCCTGACCCGCTTGTTCCTCTCAGGAGCCAGAGTAGGGGACAGGGGACTCCGGTGTCCGTCACTGTGATTCTGAGGCCAGGTGGTGCTGCTGTGACTGTTAGTGtagggagggggacagagagagagagagagagagatagagagagagagagagagagagagagatacagagagacattAAGACAGGAataaacagacatacagacagacaaacagagacaaaTAAGGcatagagagatacagagacatatagggacagggagacagagcagACATAGGGGTGACAGTCATCGAGTCCCTGGTGCATTTAGGCCCCTTGTGAGCATGTTTCCTGAGCTTGAGCGTCTTCCATTTCTGAGTCTCTAGCTTTGACACAtacaccctcctccccccaccatgtTTCTCAGCTGCCTGTGTCTCCCACGCCATCAttggcttctctttcttccagGCACATTGTAGTCCTGACAGAACTCCAGAGGTCACATCAATGGTTTTCTCCCAAACTTCTCTTCCCTTGTAAGGCTAACAAAAAACggcagagacaaaaagagagatagaaaaggaGCAAGCTTACTGAGTTTCTCTTACACTTGCTGAGTGATTTACTTCATGATTGGGGCCAGGATggggcgggtgggggtgggggagcagaggagaaaggATGGGAGGGCTGACAGCCTGGCTTGTCACCCAGCCGCTCAAGGAGCTCAGGGGGAGAGaaactgggagttcaaggcccacctgggCTAGTGTGAGAGTTTATCTCAAAGTAAAGATTTAAAACAGGGCAGTAAGTGTGTGCAAAAACCTGCCTAGGATCCCCCCATGAGGGGCCAGGAGCTAGGCCAGACTCCAGAGCTGCCAGGCCCCCAGACTGCAGCGTTAGGACACTGGAATGCTGGGGTGACTGCCCAGTGGCCCTCACTCCTCACTACCTGGTTGGTGTCTTAGTGACTAAGCTACTGCTTTCTATCTCATCTCAGGCTGCTTGCCTGGCTCTTGCTCTACTCTGTGCAGAGCTGACACCGCCAATGGTGAGGGTGGTGTGCAGCTCAAGCTGGCCAGAAACTGAACCTCCTGTGGAATGCCCAAGAGGCCGGAAACCGAAGTCATCGTGCGTGCCTGCGTGCGTGCCGAGCTCACCGGCACCACTCTGCCCACAGCCCTCCAGCTTCGCGCATCTGAGGAAGCCCTGATTCACTCCTGAGTTCCCAGTCACCAATACAGTTAGGTGAAGAAAAGTTTGAGCAGCTGTCCTGGCTCAGAGGTTCAGGCTGGGGTGACTCAGATGACCCTGTCGATGAATAGCGTGCCGCCTTGCTGTCCCTAGCTGGAGTGACAGCTCAGTCTTACAtttattcttcttctttaagAAAAAGGTCTCAGAcatgagcccaggctggcctcctgtgGCCGGCTGAGGACgtgagcccaggctgacctcctgTGGCCAGCTGAGGATGGCCATTCATTTAGCCATGgcctctctgactcccaagtgctgggaagacagGTGTGTGTCATCCCAtggtttgtgtggtgctgggaatggaacctagggcttcttgcatgctaggcTAGCATGGTACCGCGAGCCACGGGTTTTATACACTAGCATGGTACCGCGAGCCACGGGGTTTATACACTAGCATGGTACCGCGAGCCACGGGNTTTATACACTAGCATGGTACCGCGAGCCACGGGGTTTATACACTAGCATGGTACCGTGAGCCACGGGTTTTATACACTAGCATGGTACCGTGAGCCACGGGGTTTATACAGTCCCCGCTGTTCTCAAACTCATGACACTTGTGACTCAGTCTCCTGGGCCTCTTCTGCTTCCCAGAGGATGCTGGGATATGGTGGAATGTGTCACTGCGCAGACACCAATCCAAGTACCTGTAACTTAGCTCTggttaggactggagagatggctcagctgttaagagcactgactgcacttctgaaggtcttgagttcaaatcccagcaaccacatggtggctcacaacca from Mus pahari chromosome 9, PAHARI_EIJ_v1.1, whole genome shotgun sequence includes:
- the Sppl2b gene encoding signal peptide peptidase-like 2B isoform X3 encodes the protein MAAARLAAALLLLAAQAACEFGVLRVVSQTSRTRSRDYCILYNPQWAHLPHDLSKVSLLKLRDLSTSQLCSYLDVPAEDFTNQIALVARGNCTFYEKVRLAQGNGAHGLLIVSKEKLVPPGGNKTQYEEISIPVALLSHRDLRDIFRRFGHEVMVALYAPSEPVMDYNMVIIFVMAVGTVAIGGYWAGSHDVKKRYMKHKRDDGPEKQEDEAVDVTPVMICVFVVMCCFMLVLLYYFYDRLVYVIIGIFCLASSTGLYSCLAPCVRKLPFCTCRVPDNNLPYFHKRPQARMLLLALFCVTVSVVWGIFRNEDQWAWVLQDTLGIAFCLYMLKTIRLPTFKACTLLLLVLFIYDIFFVFITPFLTKSGNSIMVEVATGPSNSSTHEKLPMVLKVPRLNTSPLSLCDRPFSLLGFGDILVPGLLVAYCHRFDIQVQSSRIYFVACTIAYGLGLLVTFVALVLMQRGQPALLYLVPCTLLTSCTVALWRRELGAFWTGSGFADAPQTPWAATQGPVPPKAVGSSLSEQPPNEEPAKSPPSTEEAGAADPAKDPDGPVASPLSPSDGDAAQPIPVVKPETSA
- the Sppl2b gene encoding signal peptide peptidase-like 2B isoform X4, which codes for MAAARLAAALLLLAAQAACEFGVLRVVSQTSRTRSRDYCILYNPQWAHLPHDLSKVSLLKLRDLSTSQLCSYLDVPAEDFTNQIALVARGNCTFYEKVRLAQGNGAHGLLIVSKEKLVPPGGNKTQYEEISIPVALLSHRDLRDIFRRFGHEVMVALYAPSEPVMDYNMVIIFVMAVGTVAIGGYWAGSHDVKKYMKHKRDDGPEKQEDEAVDVTPVMICVFVVMCCFMLVLLYYFYDRLVYVIIGIFCLASSTGLYSCLAPCVRKLPFCTCRVPDNNLPYFHKRPQARMLLLALFCVTVSVVWGIFRNEDQWAWVLQDTLGIAFCLYMLKTIRLPTFKACTLLLLVLFIYDIFFVFITPFLTKSGNSIMVEVATGPSNSSTHEKLPMVLKVPRLNTSPLSLCDRPFSLLGFGDILVPGLLVAYCHRFDIQVQSSRIYFVACTIAYGLGLLVTFVALVLMQRGQPALLYLVPCTLLTSCTVALWRRELGAFWTGSGFADAPQTPWAATQGPVPPKAVGSSLSEQPPNEEPAKSPPSTEEAGAADPAKDPDGPVASPLSPSDGDAAQPIPVVKPETSA